The following is a genomic window from Collinsella aerofaciens ATCC 25986.
ATGGAACCGAAGCCACGAAGCGCCTGCGCGGTCGCGCGGGCGGGCGCGGTGATGTGTTATAGTAGTACCTGTATTACATCATAGGAGGTGCGTTATGGCTACCGCAGTCACTTCGATGAGGATTCCGACCGAGCTGAACGAGCGCTACAGCAGGCTTGCGAAGGAGACCGGCAGGTCGAGGAGCTTCTACGTGAACGAGGCCCTGCAAGAATCGATTGACCGTTTCGAGTACGAGTACGGGATTCTCAAGGACATCGAGGACTACCGCGCAGGCAGGCTCGAGACCTACAGCATCGATGAGGTAAGGGCGCATTGTGGTCTGGCGAATTGATTTCACGAGGAACGCTGACAAGGCGATGC
Proteins encoded in this region:
- a CDS encoding type II toxin-antitoxin system RelB family antitoxin yields the protein MATAVTSMRIPTELNERYSRLAKETGRSRSFYVNEALQESIDRFEYEYGILKDIEDYRAGRLETYSIDEVRAHCGLAN